One segment of Candidatus Woesearchaeota archaeon DNA contains the following:
- a CDS encoding ribosome biogenesis/translation initiation ATPase RLI produces the protein MAKHIVIVDKAKCNPAGCGGFLCMRVSPSNRAGKEAFYQDKDGKVGVNEDLVTDIDRVAVNKCPYKALQLVGLPENLDKPPIHRYGKNGFSLFSLPTPLFGKVVGIIGKNGLGKSTAVNILAGHLTPNFGREEATMNEKDLITYFKGTEAQNFFEKRARGEITVAYKPQQVERIPKQFKGTPRELLTRVDETKQLQHIANTLELTPFLDRDINHISGGELQRVAIAATALRKANVYFFDEPTSYLDIKQRLKIATFIRSLANENTAVMVVEHDLIILDAMTDLVHIMYGKEDAYGIVSNPRSSKAGINTYLSGYLREENIRFRQEKIFFERQAPTKVQHKEQLITWPAITKKLGDFTLQASQGTLNRNDVVGILGENGIGKTSFVNAIAKAEEGNAEVAYKPQYLETNDSPVAHVLKDALTNFKNQLINPLGLAPLLDKNLNELSGGQLQRVHLAATLAKKADLYLLDEPATYLDVEQRLIASKVIRDMMTLHGKASLIVDHDLLFIDYLCHKLIIFEGTPAKEGRATGPFEMEEGMNRFLKELGITFRRDEETNRPRANKPGSLKDREQKQTGKLYYT, from the coding sequence ATGGCCAAACACATCGTCATCGTCGACAAGGCAAAATGCAACCCCGCCGGCTGCGGCGGCTTCCTCTGCATGCGCGTCTCGCCTAGCAACCGAGCCGGAAAAGAAGCATTCTACCAAGACAAAGACGGCAAAGTCGGCGTGAATGAAGACCTCGTAACAGACATCGACCGCGTCGCCGTCAACAAATGCCCCTACAAAGCACTCCAACTCGTAGGCCTCCCGGAAAACCTCGACAAACCACCCATTCACCGATACGGCAAGAACGGCTTTTCGCTCTTCTCACTCCCCACACCGCTCTTCGGCAAAGTCGTCGGCATCATCGGAAAAAACGGCTTGGGCAAGAGCACCGCCGTCAACATCCTCGCAGGCCACCTCACCCCGAACTTCGGTCGCGAGGAAGCAACAATGAATGAAAAAGACCTCATCACCTACTTCAAAGGAACCGAAGCACAAAACTTCTTTGAAAAACGTGCCCGAGGAGAAATAACAGTAGCATACAAACCCCAGCAAGTCGAGCGCATCCCAAAACAATTCAAAGGAACACCCCGTGAACTCCTCACGCGCGTCGACGAAACCAAACAACTTCAACACATTGCAAACACGCTCGAACTCACTCCCTTCCTCGACCGCGACATCAACCACATCTCGGGCGGGGAACTCCAACGCGTTGCCATCGCAGCAACAGCACTACGCAAAGCCAACGTGTACTTCTTTGACGAACCAACAAGCTACCTTGATATCAAACAACGCCTCAAAATAGCAACCTTCATCAGATCCCTCGCAAATGAAAACACCGCTGTCATGGTCGTCGAACACGACCTCATCATCCTCGACGCCATGACGGACCTGGTCCACATCATGTACGGAAAAGAAGACGCATACGGCATCGTCAGCAACCCCCGCAGCAGCAAAGCCGGCATCAACACCTACCTGAGCGGGTACTTGCGCGAAGAAAACATCCGCTTCCGCCAAGAAAAAATTTTCTTCGAACGCCAAGCACCAACCAAAGTGCAACACAAAGAACAACTCATCACCTGGCCGGCCATCACCAAAAAACTCGGCGACTTCACCCTCCAAGCAAGCCAAGGCACCCTCAACCGCAACGATGTCGTCGGCATCCTCGGGGAGAACGGCATTGGAAAAACAAGTTTTGTGAACGCCATCGCAAAGGCAGAAGAGGGAAACGCAGAGGTAGCCTACAAACCCCAATACCTTGAGACCAACGACAGCCCCGTCGCCCACGTCCTCAAAGACGCCTTAACAAACTTCAAAAACCAATTGATCAACCCCCTCGGGCTCGCACCCCTCCTCGACAAAAACCTCAACGAACTCAGCGGGGGACAACTCCAACGCGTCCACCTGGCCGCAACGCTCGCCAAGAAAGCAGACCTCTACCTCCTCGACGAACCGGCCACCTACCTCGACGTAGAACAACGCCTCATCGCTTCCAAAGTCATCAGGGATATGATGACCCTCCACGGAAAAGCAAGCCTCATCGTCGACCACGACCTGCTCTTCATCGACTACCTCTGCCACAAACTCATCATTTTTGAAGGAACCCCCGCAAAAGAAGGCAGAGCAACCGGTCCCTTCGAGATGGAAGAAGGCATGAACCGCTTCCTCAAAGAGCTAGGCATCACGTTTCGCAGAGACGAAGAAACAAACAGGCCCCGCGCGAACAAGCCAGGCAGCCTCAAAGACCGAGAACAAAAGCAAACTGGCAAGCTCTACTACACCTAA
- a CDS encoding methyltransferase domain-containing protein, giving the protein MGVVPKEALKGPDGTVVDVEGGGRFVVLSPGFEDVKDVFERSAQKVLAKDLGVVVAKTGMEKGWRVLDAGTGSGVAALFFARFAKSVVSYDVVAERSRLAEKNAEMIGVTNVLFKTGDVFEGVEERGVDLFFLDVPEPHRALVSARAALRPGGFLVVYTPHILQALSVVRSAGSGEWLYEGTFEVIEREWLVDERRLRPHSGLLHTAFLTFLRKLF; this is encoded by the coding sequence ATGGGTGTGGTTCCTAAAGAAGCGCTGAAAGGGCCTGATGGTACGGTGGTGGACGTTGAGGGTGGCGGGCGCTTTGTCGTGCTCTCACCTGGTTTTGAGGATGTGAAGGACGTGTTTGAGCGGAGTGCTCAGAAGGTTCTCGCAAAGGATTTGGGCGTGGTGGTTGCTAAGACCGGGATGGAGAAGGGGTGGCGTGTTCTCGATGCGGGGACGGGCTCGGGCGTCGCTGCGCTTTTTTTTGCTCGTTTCGCAAAGTCCGTGGTTTCGTATGACGTGGTTGCTGAGCGTTCGCGTTTGGCGGAGAAGAATGCAGAGATGATTGGTGTCACGAATGTTTTGTTCAAGACGGGTGATGTGTTTGAGGGTGTTGAGGAGCGTGGTGTTGATTTGTTCTTTCTTGATGTTCCCGAGCCGCATCGGGCTCTTGTGTCAGCAAGGGCTGCGTTGAGGCCGGGTGGTTTTTTGGTGGTGTACACGCCGCATATTCTTCAGGCGTTGTCGGTGGTGCGTAGTGCTGGGAGTGGGGAGTGGTTGTATGAGGGGACGTTTGAAGTGATTGAGCGGGAGTGGCTTGTTGATGAGCGCAGGCTTCGGCCGCATAGTGGCTTGTTGCACACGGCGTTTTTAACCTTTTTGCGTAAACTTTTTTAA
- a CDS encoding DUF99 family protein — protein MKRELRVLGVDDAPSVHGQRGPVLVVAPLFRGGSFMDGLLSTHVTRDGDDASYRLAEMIERSKFKSQLRAVFLDGIAVAGFNVVDVQALSLRTEVPVIVVMRERPDVEGMKRALLRLSMGHKVALLDRAGPIEPAGSIFIQRVGISRQDAVELLRICTVRGHIPEPVRVAHLIASGVADGESRGRA, from the coding sequence ATGAAACGCGAGCTTCGCGTCCTTGGCGTGGATGACGCGCCGTCTGTGCACGGTCAACGAGGTCCTGTGTTAGTTGTCGCTCCGCTTTTTCGTGGTGGCTCGTTCATGGACGGTCTTTTGAGTACGCATGTCACGAGGGATGGTGATGACGCCTCGTACCGCTTGGCTGAGATGATTGAGCGTTCGAAGTTCAAGTCTCAGCTTCGTGCCGTATTCTTGGACGGGATTGCCGTTGCGGGCTTTAACGTGGTGGATGTGCAGGCGCTCTCTCTAAGGACGGAGGTTCCTGTTATTGTTGTCATGCGTGAGCGTCCTGATGTTGAGGGGATGAAGCGAGCGCTTCTTCGCTTGAGTATGGGTCATAAGGTGGCCTTGCTTGACCGTGCAGGGCCTATCGAGCCCGCGGGGAGTATTTTTATTCAGCGCGTGGGCATCTCTCGGCAGGACGCTGTGGAGTTGCTTCGCATTTGTACGGTGCGCGGTCATATTCCTGAGCCGGTGCGGGTCGCTCATCTTATTGCTTCCGGCGTGGCTGATGGTGAGAGCCGCGGGCGGGCGTGA
- a CDS encoding DUF1461 domain-containing protein yields the protein MPASKHTPKLTTALLILASVSLTTYLLTTAVLLQFRPETITKRSIEHGAREHFGPATDTILSNFTSFLHGNGNLSRELYTTAEQKHMEDVKQLVHKTKRVNAASIAATTTALLLLVFLGIHPLTAIGAILRLASYLAFSLSLLLATSTLFFPNTFTLFHHVVFPQGNWQFSKSSTLIKLFPESFFTHALKNILLFTTTSTALLFLAGHASHIRKATQHFSRRWQRKKGSNHITPARGSHHQPRRKQ from the coding sequence ATGCCCGCCTCAAAGCACACGCCAAAGCTCACAACAGCACTCCTCATTCTCGCCAGCGTCTCCCTCACCACCTACCTCCTCACCACCGCAGTCCTGCTCCAGTTCAGACCGGAAACCATCACGAAACGAAGCATAGAACACGGTGCACGAGAACACTTCGGACCTGCCACGGACACCATACTCAGCAACTTCACGTCCTTCCTGCACGGAAACGGCAACCTCTCACGCGAGCTGTACACAACAGCAGAACAAAAACACATGGAAGACGTCAAGCAACTCGTGCACAAGACCAAACGCGTTAACGCAGCCAGCATCGCAGCGACAACAACAGCCCTTCTCCTCCTCGTCTTCCTCGGAATCCACCCGCTCACCGCAATTGGCGCCATCCTTCGCCTCGCAAGCTACCTCGCCTTCTCACTCTCCCTCCTCCTCGCTACGAGCACGCTCTTCTTCCCAAACACCTTCACCCTCTTCCACCACGTCGTATTCCCCCAGGGAAACTGGCAGTTCAGCAAAAGCAGCACGCTCATCAAACTCTTCCCAGAATCCTTCTTCACCCACGCCCTCAAAAACATCCTTCTTTTCACAACCACCAGCACAGCACTTCTCTTCCTCGCAGGACACGCATCTCACATACGCAAGGCAACCCAACACTTCAGCCGACGCTGGCAGCGCAAAAAAGGAAGCAACCACATCACGCCCGCCCGCGGCTCTCACCATCAGCCACGCCGGAAGCAATAA